A single Desulfocurvus vexinensis DSM 17965 DNA region contains:
- a CDS encoding DMT family transporter — MFVAELSALGAAACWSLGGVISVGPARALGALPFNRLRISMAFAMLGAMALASGGFATLTWAQGAVVALSAFIGIFVGDTALFSAVRRLGPRRSGILFTANAPITALLGVVFLGERVCWQVLAGSALTMTGVVLAVYFGHAAGRQHEWEQVRGPLAVGVLFGLCSATCQAVGSIVIKPVLDAGVDPVAASAMRCGVAALGLWLVSGGRSGSPVPLTARLLGRVALSALVGMALGMTLLLHALGNGPAGVVAILSATSPILILPVIWIGTGRRPTGGAMLGAVLAVAGTALLMQR, encoded by the coding sequence ATGTTCGTCGCCGAGCTTTCCGCCCTTGGGGCCGCGGCCTGCTGGTCCCTGGGCGGGGTCATCTCCGTGGGCCCGGCGCGGGCCCTGGGCGCCTTGCCCTTCAACCGCCTGCGCATCTCCATGGCCTTCGCCATGCTCGGGGCCATGGCCCTGGCCTCGGGCGGTTTTGCCACCCTCACCTGGGCCCAAGGGGCCGTGGTCGCCCTGTCGGCCTTCATCGGCATCTTCGTGGGCGATACGGCCCTGTTCTCCGCCGTGCGCCGCCTGGGGCCCCGGCGCTCGGGCATCCTGTTCACGGCCAACGCGCCCATCACGGCCCTGCTCGGGGTGGTCTTCCTGGGCGAGCGGGTCTGCTGGCAGGTGCTGGCGGGCAGCGCCCTGACCATGACCGGCGTGGTGCTGGCCGTCTACTTCGGCCACGCCGCCGGGCGGCAGCACGAGTGGGAGCAGGTGCGCGGTCCGCTCGCCGTCGGCGTGCTCTTCGGCCTGTGCTCGGCCACCTGCCAGGCCGTGGGCAGCATCGTCATCAAGCCCGTGCTCGACGCGGGGGTCGATCCCGTGGCCGCCTCGGCCATGCGCTGCGGCGTGGCGGCGCTGGGGCTGTGGCTGGTCTCGGGCGGGCGCAGCGGCAGCCCGGTGCCCCTCACGGCGCGGCTTCTGGGCCGCGTGGCCCTGTCCGCCCTGGTGGGCATGGCCCTGGGCATGACCCTGCTGCTGCACGCCCTGGGTAACGGCCCGGCCGGGGTGGTGGCCATCCTCTCGGCCACCTCGCCCATCCTCATCCTGCCCGTGATCTGGATCGGCACGGGCCGCAGGCCCACGGGCGGAGCCATGCTCGGCGCGGTGCTGGCCGTGGCGGGCACGGCGCTGCTCATGCAGCGCTGA
- a CDS encoding D-alanine--D-alanine ligase family protein — MKRAVLLQNRPGPGASADDRDTLVQAAAVRKALKTLGLDTASVSFTLNLPDTASALRGAAPDVVFNLVEGGEGGGRCIHYAPALLEDMGLPFTGSGSSAMALSSNKLFAKAVLRAAGIPTPDWRTLSALGAPGADAQGRFIVKSVWEHASIGLGDDAVPRVDCAGELCALLRERAPLLGGECFAERYVEGREFNVAVLDGPRGPQVLPVAEMLFTGQWAEGMRILGYAAKWEEDSQAYRSTQRSFELTPDDAPLARALADAALDCWRAFDLCGYARVDFRVGADGVPMVIDVNANPCLSPDGGFRAALRRAGLGFEEAVMRIVQAGVARPGFPPTRKAA; from the coding sequence ATGAAACGGGCCGTGCTGCTGCAAAACCGCCCCGGCCCCGGCGCCAGCGCCGACGACCGCGACACCCTGGTCCAGGCCGCCGCCGTGCGCAAGGCCCTGAAGACCCTGGGGCTGGACACGGCCTCGGTGTCCTTCACCCTGAACCTGCCCGACACGGCCTCGGCCCTGCGCGGGGCCGCGCCCGACGTGGTCTTCAACCTCGTGGAAGGCGGCGAGGGCGGCGGGCGCTGCATCCACTACGCCCCGGCCCTGCTCGAGGACATGGGCCTGCCCTTCACCGGGTCGGGCTCCTCGGCCATGGCCCTGTCATCCAACAAGCTCTTTGCCAAGGCCGTGCTGCGCGCGGCGGGCATCCCCACCCCCGACTGGCGCACCCTCTCCGCCCTGGGCGCCCCCGGGGCCGACGCCCAGGGCCGGTTCATCGTCAAGTCCGTGTGGGAGCACGCCTCCATCGGCCTGGGCGACGACGCCGTGCCCCGGGTGGACTGCGCGGGCGAGCTCTGCGCCCTGCTGCGCGAGCGCGCGCCTCTGCTCGGAGGCGAATGCTTCGCCGAGCGCTATGTGGAGGGCCGCGAGTTCAACGTCGCCGTGCTCGACGGGCCCCGCGGCCCGCAGGTGCTGCCCGTGGCCGAGATGCTCTTCACCGGGCAGTGGGCCGAGGGGATGCGCATCCTGGGCTACGCCGCCAAATGGGAGGAGGACAGCCAGGCCTACCGCTCCACGCAGCGCAGCTTCGAGCTGACCCCGGACGACGCGCCCCTGGCCCGGGCCCTGGCCGACGCGGCCCTGGACTGCTGGCGGGCCTTCGACCTGTGCGGCTACGCGCGCGTGGATTTCCGCGTGGGCGCCGACGGCGTGCCCATGGTCATCGACGTCAACGCCAACCCGTGCCTGTCGCCCGACGGCGGCTTCCGGGCCGCCCTGCGCCGGGCGGGCCTGGGCTTCGAGGAGGCCGTGATGCGCATCGTCCAGGCCGGGGTGGCGCGCCCCGGCTTCCCCCCGACCCGCAAGGCGGCCTGA
- a CDS encoding GNAT family N-acetyltransferase, with protein sequence MAACAPARALALRETVRPEDRQAVMDVAASSGFFSPAEVDMAGSLVEERLRDGEPSGYFFVFAEDSADNEVARGAGAAPMAGFACYGPATYAPDWVDLYWIAVHQSRRGAGVGSALLEQVERRVRGPRATTLVAETSSRRQYQPTRAFYEHKGFALIAMMKSFYAPGEHKIIYAKRLDPPGRP encoded by the coding sequence GTGGCCGCGTGCGCCCCTGCGCGGGCCCTGGCCCTGCGCGAGACCGTCCGCCCCGAGGACCGGCAGGCCGTGATGGACGTAGCCGCCTCGTCGGGCTTCTTCTCCCCGGCGGAGGTGGACATGGCTGGCAGCCTCGTGGAGGAGCGCCTGCGCGACGGCGAGCCCAGCGGGTACTTCTTCGTGTTTGCGGAAGACAGCGCGGACAATGAGGTGGCACGCGGCGCCGGGGCCGCGCCCATGGCGGGGTTCGCCTGCTACGGCCCGGCCACCTACGCCCCCGACTGGGTGGACCTCTACTGGATCGCCGTGCACCAGTCGCGGCGCGGCGCGGGTGTGGGCAGCGCGCTGCTGGAGCAGGTGGAGCGGCGCGTGCGCGGCCCCCGGGCCACGACCCTGGTGGCCGAAACCTCCTCGCGCAGGCAGTACCAGCCCACCCGCGCCTTCTACGAGCACAAGGGCTTCGCCCTCATCGCCATGATGAAGAGCTTCTACGCCCCGGGCGAGCACAAGATCATCTACGCCAAGCGCCTGGACCCGCCGGGCCGCCCCTGA
- a CDS encoding D-alanine--D-alanine ligase family protein, protein MKIGLTYDLREDYLAQGYSLAETAELDSPATVDGLEAAIRAMGHEVERIGGLAPLAGALAAGRRWDLVFNIAEGMHGFGREAAVPALLEAWGIPCTFSDPLVLALALHKGMTKRVVRDCGLRTPDFAVIERLEDVDRVALPYPLFAKPVAEGTSKGVTGNSLVLEPSGLVPVCAELLKTFAQPVLVEEYLPGREFTVGLLGSGERARSVGVMEVFVVGGADTGAYTFDNKAEYESRIRYELADDAPARAAAELALASWRALGCRDGGRVDVRLDAAGQPAFIEVNPLPGLNPSHSDLPIMWALAGKPYGALIAAIVDSACERLPQGGPRP, encoded by the coding sequence ATGAAGATCGGCCTGACCTACGACCTGCGCGAGGACTACCTGGCCCAGGGCTACTCCCTGGCCGAGACCGCCGAGCTGGACAGCCCGGCCACCGTGGACGGCCTGGAGGCCGCCATCCGGGCCATGGGCCACGAGGTGGAGCGCATCGGCGGGCTGGCGCCCCTGGCCGGGGCCCTGGCCGCCGGGCGGCGCTGGGACCTGGTGTTCAACATCGCCGAGGGCATGCACGGCTTCGGGCGCGAGGCCGCCGTGCCCGCGCTGCTGGAGGCCTGGGGCATCCCCTGCACCTTCTCCGACCCGCTGGTGCTGGCCCTGGCCCTGCACAAGGGCATGACCAAGCGCGTGGTGCGCGACTGCGGCCTGCGCACGCCGGACTTCGCCGTCATCGAGCGCCTGGAGGACGTGGACCGCGTGGCCCTGCCCTACCCGCTGTTCGCCAAGCCCGTGGCCGAGGGCACCAGCAAGGGCGTGACCGGCAACTCCCTGGTGCTGGAGCCCTCGGGGCTGGTGCCCGTGTGCGCCGAGCTGCTCAAGACCTTCGCCCAGCCCGTGCTGGTGGAGGAATACCTGCCCGGGCGCGAGTTCACCGTGGGCCTGCTGGGCAGCGGGGAGCGCGCGCGCTCCGTGGGCGTGATGGAGGTCTTCGTGGTCGGCGGCGCCGACACCGGGGCCTACACCTTCGACAACAAGGCCGAGTACGAAAGCCGCATCCGCTACGAGCTGGCCGACGACGCCCCGGCGCGCGCGGCGGCGGAGCTGGCCCTGGCCTCCTGGCGCGCCCTGGGCTGCCGCGACGGCGGCCGGGTGGACGTGCGCCTGGACGCTGCGGGCCAGCCCGCGTTCATCGAGGTCAACCCCCTGCCGGGGCTCAACCCCTCGCACTCCGACCTGCCCATCATGTGGGCCCTGGCCGGAAAACCTTACGGGGCACTCATCGCGGCCATCGTGGACTCGGCCTGCGAGCGGCTGCCCCAGGGAGGGCCGCGCCCATGA
- a CDS encoding LysR substrate-binding domain-containing protein: MDKQVVAQALGALHTFLLVGRHMSFTRAAAELCLTPGAVSHRIRGLEETLGFPLFHRFTRRIGFTPQGEALFGVLDRALGEVAAQLRIIGNQGLNGELRVTCPPSFAGVWLLDRLPLFRRRYPGINVHLHCRNDLVDFEHEDVDLAIYYGPGSYPGLHATLLLEESMTPVCSPAYADRHGLWGDARKLAECTFLHDNAPIPSAQPYSEWQMWADAAGLRGLPFERCCSFDRWELAVRAALRGMGIAMGRGLLIRDALYQGELVQPFPLRVPTASCYSVVTRPQDATTPRIAALRDWLAEQAGSGPGAEALGDLPAPPPAAPRRLEGHYCRED, translated from the coding sequence ATGGACAAGCAGGTCGTGGCCCAGGCCCTGGGCGCGCTGCACACCTTCCTGCTGGTGGGGCGGCACATGAGCTTCACCCGCGCGGCGGCGGAGCTGTGCCTGACCCCGGGGGCCGTGAGCCACCGCATCCGGGGCCTGGAAGAGACCCTGGGCTTTCCGCTGTTCCACCGCTTCACGCGGCGCATCGGCTTCACGCCCCAGGGCGAGGCGCTCTTCGGCGTGCTGGATCGGGCCCTGGGCGAGGTGGCGGCCCAGCTGCGCATCATCGGCAACCAGGGGCTCAACGGCGAACTGCGCGTGACCTGCCCGCCGTCCTTCGCCGGGGTCTGGCTGCTGGACCGGCTGCCCCTGTTCCGGCGGCGCTACCCGGGCATCAATGTGCATCTGCACTGCCGCAACGATCTGGTGGACTTCGAGCACGAGGATGTGGACCTGGCCATCTACTACGGCCCGGGCAGCTACCCCGGGCTGCACGCCACCCTGCTGCTGGAGGAGTCCATGACTCCGGTCTGCTCTCCGGCCTATGCCGACCGTCACGGGCTGTGGGGCGACGCGCGCAAGCTGGCGGAGTGCACCTTCCTGCACGACAACGCGCCCATCCCCAGCGCCCAGCCGTATTCCGAATGGCAGATGTGGGCCGACGCGGCGGGCCTGCGCGGCCTGCCCTTCGAGCGCTGTTGCAGCTTCGACCGCTGGGAGCTGGCCGTGCGGGCGGCCCTGCGCGGCATGGGCATCGCCATGGGCCGGGGCCTGCTCATCCGCGACGCCCTCTACCAGGGCGAGCTGGTGCAGCCCTTCCCCCTGCGCGTGCCCACGGCCTCGTGCTACTCTGTCGTCACCCGCCCGCAGGACGCGACCACCCCGCGCATCGCGGCCCTGCGCGACTGGCTGGCCGAGCAGGCGGGCAGCGGCCCGGGCGCCGAGGCTCTGGGCGATCTTCCGGCGCCGCCCCCCGCCGCCCCCCGCCGCCTGGAGGGCCACTACTGCCGGGAGGATTGA
- a CDS encoding HD domain-containing phosphohydrolase, producing the protein MPLTVLIIDDEEFLRRSLADFIEDLEHEPLLAANGREGLDLLEAAQPAFVFVDLNMPVMDGYEFIARARATHPELPIVVLSGVGLVEDAMRAVRAGAWDFIPKPVTDFAVLEHTLTKNLERARLLRENREHREHLEEMVRRRTAELEHTRLEIVHTLGKAAEYRDNETGNHVIRVGNIAAVLAGAMGLPPRRCELLRHAAPMHDVGKIGIRDSILLKPGKLTPEEWEIMKTHTRIGYEILTPRDAQSEQDVCGLAQAPVGDEPNALLALARTIALYHHERWDGTGYPCGLKGEAIPIEARIVTVVDVYDALGSERTYKEAFDEPTCRRILREGSGTHFDPQVIEAFFANINTVMTIRRNWQD; encoded by the coding sequence ATGCCCCTGACCGTCCTGATCATCGACGACGAAGAATTCCTGCGCCGCAGCCTGGCGGATTTCATCGAGGACCTGGAGCACGAGCCCCTGCTGGCGGCCAACGGCAGGGAAGGCCTGGACCTCCTGGAGGCCGCGCAGCCCGCCTTCGTGTTCGTGGACCTGAACATGCCCGTCATGGACGGCTACGAGTTCATCGCCCGGGCCCGGGCGACGCACCCGGAGCTGCCCATCGTCGTACTCTCGGGCGTGGGGCTGGTGGAGGACGCCATGCGCGCCGTGCGCGCCGGAGCCTGGGACTTCATCCCCAAGCCGGTGACGGACTTCGCCGTGCTCGAGCACACCCTGACCAAGAACCTGGAGCGCGCCCGGCTGCTGCGCGAGAACCGCGAGCACCGCGAACACCTGGAGGAGATGGTCCGCCGCCGCACGGCGGAGCTGGAGCACACCCGGCTGGAGATCGTGCACACCCTGGGCAAGGCGGCGGAATACCGCGACAACGAGACCGGCAACCACGTCATCCGCGTGGGCAACATCGCCGCCGTGCTGGCCGGGGCCATGGGCCTGCCCCCCCGGCGCTGCGAGCTGCTGCGCCACGCCGCGCCCATGCACGACGTGGGCAAGATCGGCATCCGCGACTCCATCCTGCTCAAGCCCGGCAAGCTGACGCCCGAGGAGTGGGAGATCATGAAGACCCACACCCGCATCGGCTACGAGATCCTCACCCCCCGCGACGCCCAGAGCGAGCAGGACGTCTGCGGCCTGGCCCAGGCCCCCGTGGGCGACGAGCCCAACGCCCTGCTGGCCCTGGCGCGGACCATCGCCCTGTACCACCACGAGCGCTGGGACGGCACCGGCTACCCCTGCGGCCTCAAGGGCGAGGCCATTCCCATCGAGGCGCGCATCGTCACCGTGGTGGACGTCTACGACGCCCTGGGCAGCGAGCGCACCTACAAGGAGGCCTTCGACGAGCCCACCTGCCGACGCATCCTGCGCGAGGGCAGCGGCACGCACTTCGACCCCCAGGTCATCGAGGCCTTCTTCGCCAACATCAACACCGTGATGACCATCCGCCGCAACTGGCAGGACTAG